A genome region from Triticum aestivum cultivar Chinese Spring chromosome 2B, IWGSC CS RefSeq v2.1, whole genome shotgun sequence includes the following:
- the LOC123046487 gene encoding late embryogenesis abundant protein 19, with protein sequence MSRLMAAMLLGGARVASATALTGNTAVKAIPKPCFLAPRPHAANWSPICLQTAPRSSQAYNNSPDDRREIKDKYRGAAEQAKDATGHAKESAKDQASRMADETKGRAGDAAEKASRMTDKAKHETKETASQAADKAGEMKDRAKETAEEAAERASRMTEKAKHETKETASQAADKAGEMKERAKETTGQAIDKAKETAGAAKEKTAEVAEGAMDKAGEAKDRAAEGTRSAGEKVAEMTKEGASKVAETAQALGEKAKQAAQGAWEATKEAAQGVKEKVGSESTAEEHSTWDDVEAATKERDRIAQEERKRQAREKGAGLP encoded by the exons ATGTCCAGGTTgatggccgccatgcttcttggaGGCGCGCGGGTCGCCAGCGCCACGGCGCTCACCGGCAACACTGCCGTGAAGGCCATTCCTAAGCCTTGCTTCCTCGCTCCCCGGCCGCATGCCGCGAACTGGAGCCCCATCTGCTTGCAGACCGCCCCGAGATCGTCGCAG GCGTATAACAACTCGCCGGACGACCGGAGGGAGATCAAGGACAAGTACAGGGGCGCGGCGGAGCAGGCCAAGGACGCCACCGGCCATGCCAAGGAGAGCGCGAAGGACCAGGCGTCGCGCATGGCCGACGAGACCAAGGGCAGGGCCGGCGACGCCGCCGAGAAGGCCTCCCGCATGACGGACAAGGCGAAGCACGAGACCAAGGAGACGGCAAGCCAGGCCGCGGACAAGGCGGGGGAGATGAAGGATAGGGCCAAGGAGACGGCGGAGGAAGCCGCAGAGAGGGCCTCCCGCATGACGGAGAAGGCCAAGCACGAGACCAAGGAGACGGCAAGCCAGGCCGCGGACAAGGCGGGGGAAATGAAGGAGAGGGCCAAGGAGACGACGGGGCAGGCgatcgacaaggccaaggagacggcGGGCGCGGCCAAGGAGAAGACCGCGGAGGTGGCGGAGGGCGCCATGGACAAGGCCGGCGAGGCCAAGGACAGGGCCGCGGAGGGCACCAGGAGCGCCGGGGAGAAGGTGGCGGAGATGACCAAGGAGGGCGCGAGCAAGGTGGCCGAGACAGCGCAGGCGCTCGGCGAGAAGGCGAAGCAGGCGGCGCAGGGCGCCTGGGAAGCCACAAAGGAAGCCGCGCAAGGGGTGAAGGAGAAGGTCGGTTCAGAGAGCACGGCGGAGGAGCACTCGACGTGGGACGACGTCGAGGCGGCGACCAAGGAGAGGGACAGGATCGCGCAGGAGGAGCGGAAGAGGCAGGCCAGGGAGAAGGGCGCCGGCTTGCCGTAG